Within the Fischerella sp. PCC 9605 genome, the region ACTGAATTGCGATCGCTCGCAGATTTGTTACATCTAACTCAACCTACCGTAGAGACGCGATTCATCACATCTGTACCACCGCCAATTAATTTGAGCCAGTGGCTGAAGAATGTTATTGATACTGGTTGGCAGACTGTAGAATCACTTGTGAATTCGCAACAACAAGCTGAGCTAGTTTTGAAATTTAGATCTGCTGAACGCCTGATTGCTCTCGATCTAGAAAATTCAAACTTTAGCATACAGAAGGGCAAACTGTTTGACTTAGGACAAGAATCAGAAAGTATACCAATCGCCTTAGTAGTAGGATTAATACCAGCCTCTGAACGAGAAATAAATATCTGTGCGAAAGTATGTCCACTTGGAGGTAAAAATTATCTCCCAGAAGAACTTGAGCTAATGGTGTTAGATGAAAAAGGAATAGCTGTTATGCAAGCTACTGCTAGAAACACTAAGAGTATTCAATTAAACTTTAGTAGCGAAATTGGAGAACGTTTTAGCGTGAAAGTGATATTGGGCGATGTCAGCCATACAGAAGCTTTTATAGCTTGAAGCATGGTAAAAAAATACTGGTGCTGATTTTAACAGTCATAATTAAATTATTACGACTTTAAAACAATGTGAAAACAATTTCCAATATTTTCAGTGTTTGATAGGGTGAATTAGATCATACAAACCTCCAAATCTCAAATGGGTATATGACGAAGTTAGTTGTTCTCAAACTAGATGGTGATTTAGAACATCAGGGATTTTGGGTGACACTGGAGATTGGTTCAGATTTTGCTCGTCCGGAAATAGAAATTACTGGTAATCTCCCACCATATCCCGACTTGGTTACATGCTTAAATCAGTGGCAGTTGAACTATCGCAGTTTGGGAATTCCTAGTCGCATAAAACCTCAAGAAATTATTTATGATGGCTCTATCACAAAGCGAATTTCAGAATGCCACCAAACAGCCAAAATTTTGAGAGATCGCCTGCAAAAATGGTTAGCATCCGCAGATTTTCGCCAGATCAACAACACATTACGGGAAGAATTAACACGAGATGAAACAATTAGAGTATTAATCCGTACCGACAATCATCAATTACAAAGTCTCCCTTGGCAAGAGTGGGATTTTTTTGATAGATACCCATTTGCAGAATTTGCCCTCACTGCCACAGCATTTGAAACTCCTCCAAAACCATCACGTAAACCCAAAGTTAGAATTTTAGCGATTCTAGGTGATAGTACTGGAATTAACATTCAACCAGACCGTCAACTGCTAGAAAGTTTACCAAATTCTGAAACAGTTATTTTAGTAGAACCACAACGCCAAGAGCTAAATAATTATCTGTGGCAGCAATGGGATATTCTATTTTTTGCTGGACATAGTGAAACTGCCGATCGTACTGGTCGTATTTATATCAATAAAAGCGATAGTTTAACAATTGACGAATTAAGATATGGTTTAACAAGAGCGATCGCACAAGGGTTGCAACTGGCGATTTTTAACTCTTGTGATGGTTTGGGATTAGCGCGACAGCTTGCCTGTTTACAAATACCGCAAATGATTGTCATGCGGGAACCAATACCCGATGAGGTAGCGCAGAAATTTTTAAAGTATTTTCTGGTAGCTTTTGCTGATGGTAAATCTCTATATTTGGCATCGCGGGAAGCAAGGGAAAAGCTGCAAGGGTTGGAAGATAAATTTCCCAATGCTACTTGGTTGCCAGTAATTTTTCAGCATCCGAATACAGTACCACCGACTTGGAAAGATTTATTTATTCAAAATACCAAGCCCAGACAGAATTTTCTGACCATAATTATCACAAGTATACTTGTGACCGCATTGGTAATGGGAATGCGTCATCTAGGGATGTTGCAACCTTGGGAATTGCAAGCATACGACCATTTAATGCAGATACAACCAGCAATTGAAAGGTTAGATCCGCGCCTGTTAATAGTCACTGTTGATGAAGCAGACATTTATTATCAGAACCAGCAAAAAATGAAGAGAACAGGGTCACTATCGGATCTGGCACTTCTGCAACTTTTGCAAAAACTAGAACAATATCAACCAACAACTATTGGTTTAGATGTTTATCGTGATTTTTCTGTAGATCCCGATAATCCAAATTTAGCCACTCGCCTCAATCAGGATGACCGGATTTTTGCAGTATGCAAAGTTTCTGCTGATTTTGATGATGCATCTGATGGCATTCACCCTCCTGATGAAGTCCCAAAAAACCGCCAAACCTTTAGTGATTTTGTCGTAGATAGCGATGATATTCTCCGTCGCCAGTTATTGCAATTAAATCC harbors:
- a CDS encoding DUF1822 family protein — protein: MINSRESLTFTVPLGLEAHTKAKELLTKYGNPNIAKQVYLNILAVYAVRFYLICMGIETNWETSSVWNPVMQSLMDVADLEVISLGKIECRPVLPAQKMIYFPPEVCSDRIGYVAVLLDESLMEATLLGFVKTVPESGELLITELRSLADLLHLTQPTVETRFITSVPPPINLSQWLKNVIDTGWQTVESLVNSQQQAELVLKFRSAERLIALDLENSNFSIQKGKLFDLGQESESIPIALVVGLIPASEREINICAKVCPLGGKNYLPEELELMVLDEKGIAVMQATARNTKSIQLNFSSEIGERFSVKVILGDVSHTEAFIA
- a CDS encoding CHASE2 domain-containing protein, which translates into the protein MTKLVVLKLDGDLEHQGFWVTLEIGSDFARPEIEITGNLPPYPDLVTCLNQWQLNYRSLGIPSRIKPQEIIYDGSITKRISECHQTAKILRDRLQKWLASADFRQINNTLREELTRDETIRVLIRTDNHQLQSLPWQEWDFFDRYPFAEFALTATAFETPPKPSRKPKVRILAILGDSTGINIQPDRQLLESLPNSETVILVEPQRQELNNYLWQQWDILFFAGHSETADRTGRIYINKSDSLTIDELRYGLTRAIAQGLQLAIFNSCDGLGLARQLACLQIPQMIVMREPIPDEVAQKFLKYFLVAFADGKSLYLASREAREKLQGLEDKFPNATWLPVIFQHPNTVPPTWKDLFIQNTKPRQNFLTIIITSILVTALVMGMRHLGMLQPWELQAYDHLMQIQPAIERLDPRLLIVTVDEADIYYQNQQKMKRTGSLSDLALLQLLQKLEQYQPTTIGLDVYRDFSVDPDNPNLATRLNQDDRIFAVCKVSADFDDASDGIHPPDEVPKNRQTFSDFVVDSDDILRRQLLQLNPPVESPCTAEYAFSLQIARHYLLSKGAIADITSQGYLQIGKVAFKPLKEHSSGYQGVDASGYQVLLNYRSLRDRENIAESVSLKDVLNDRINLDSLKNRIVLIGVTAPSTSDYWKTPVTNKKIPGVFVQAHMISHILSAVLDGRALLWWWSGWVEAVWVLGWSLVGGIIAWCFSKPMHLGLAVVTGLLTLFGICFSIFTQAGWIPLVPPALVFMFTATATVWIRGRGKGRWGDGESGRVGARGPLWGWGLWGK